The following coding sequences lie in one Epinephelus lanceolatus isolate andai-2023 chromosome 24, ASM4190304v1, whole genome shotgun sequence genomic window:
- the LOC117249990 gene encoding uncharacterized protein LOC117249990 isoform X1: protein MLRSSCLNTRSSEETAARQTRRKRGMGVQEKEKEEDAAPLEEKKKKQQQKSSKEVFFSVLPDRYEPLIEEQDEEDEEDREETPEERRIRKEEKKRKKKKKYKKYRKNVGKALRLTWRCLMLSLQSMASSCSAPHTAVSTVVTEVHRSAGSKA from the exons ATGCTGAG GTCCTCCTGCCTGAACAcaaggagctcagaggagacgGCAGCCCGACAGACGAGGAGGAAACGAGGGATGGGAgtgcaggagaaggagaaggaggaggacgCCGCTCCtctggaggagaagaagaagaagcagcaacaGAAAAGCTCCAAAGAAGTGTTTTTCTCCGTCCTGCCGGATCGATATGAACCTCTGATCGAGGAGCAGgatgaggaggacgaggaggacagggaggagacgccagaggagaggaggataaggaaggaggagaagaagaggaagaagaagaagaagtacaAGAAGTACAGGAAG AACGTGGGGAAGGCGCTGCGGCTCACCTGGCGCTGTCTCATGCTCAGCCTACAGTCCATGGCATCGTCTTGCTCCGCCCCCCACACGGCTGTTTCTACAGTGGTGACAGAAGTCCATCGAAGCGCCGGCAGCAAAGCATGA
- the LOC117249990 gene encoding uncharacterized protein LOC117249990 isoform X2: MLRSSCLNTRSSEETAARQTRRKRGMGVQEKEKEEDAAPLEEKKKKQQQKSSKEVFFSVLPDRYEPLIEEQDEEDEEDREETPEERRIRKEEKKRKKKKKYKKYRKCRCLAQRRLKTLNLCSCVVLSVAALLRGG; this comes from the exons ATGCTGAG GTCCTCCTGCCTGAACAcaaggagctcagaggagacgGCAGCCCGACAGACGAGGAGGAAACGAGGGATGGGAgtgcaggagaaggagaaggaggaggacgCCGCTCCtctggaggagaagaagaagaagcagcaacaGAAAAGCTCCAAAGAAGTGTTTTTCTCCGTCCTGCCGGATCGATATGAACCTCTGATCGAGGAGCAGgatgaggaggacgaggaggacagggaggagacgccagaggagaggaggataaggaaggaggagaagaagaggaagaagaagaagaagtacaAGAAGTACAGGAAG TGTCGCTGCCTTGCTCAGAGGCGGCTGAAGACACTGAACCTTTGTTCTTGTGTCGTTCTCAGTGTCGCTGCCTTGCTCAGAGGCGGCTGA
- the LOC117249990 gene encoding uncharacterized protein LOC117249990 isoform X3, producing the protein MLRSSCLNTRSSEETAARQTRRKRGMGVQEKEKEEDAAPLEEKKKKQQQKSSKEVFFSVLPDRYEPLIEEQDEEDEEDREETPEERRIRKEEKKRKKKKKYKKYRKCRCLAQRRLKTLNLCSCVVL; encoded by the exons ATGCTGAG GTCCTCCTGCCTGAACAcaaggagctcagaggagacgGCAGCCCGACAGACGAGGAGGAAACGAGGGATGGGAgtgcaggagaaggagaaggaggaggacgCCGCTCCtctggaggagaagaagaagaagcagcaacaGAAAAGCTCCAAAGAAGTGTTTTTCTCCGTCCTGCCGGATCGATATGAACCTCTGATCGAGGAGCAGgatgaggaggacgaggaggacagggaggagacgccagaggagaggaggataaggaaggaggagaagaagaggaagaagaagaagaagtacaAGAAGTACAGGAAG TGTCGCTGCCTTGCTCAGAGGCGGCTGAAGACACTGAACCTTTGTTCTTGTGTGGTTCTCTGA